The genomic window ATCCATTAGATTTGCAACGCCAGCCTACAATATTTGAGTCGCTTTCTAATTTAGGTGTTAGAGCGAATCATGTAAGTCTTTCAAAATTTGAGGATTCTCCTCTAACTCAAGCAGCTTTTAGGGGAGCTAAATTCATAAGTGGATCAACTCCTAGAGCAAGAATTATGAATGCTGCCAATAGTACTAAAACGCCTGGTTTAACATATTTGTACCTTAGAGATATTGATAAAGTTGGTCACAATTACGGTTGGAAATCTGAGAATTGGGTTTCAGCTTTTGAGCAGATAGACGCGCAACTGAGTCTTTTAAAAAAGAATTGTCAAAAAGGCACTTTGATTGTTATTACTGCAGACCATGGAATGATTGAATCAAATCCAGATTTGAAAATAGATATTGCAAAAGATAGTCGTCTTACTAAAGGAGTGAAGCTTGTTGGGGGAGAGCCTAGGTCTGTTATGCTTTACGCGGAAGATGGCGAAAATCCAGATGACATTGCGTTAAGATGGTCTAACGTTTTGCAAGATAAAGCGCGTGTAAGAACTAAAGAGCAAGCTGTTAAAGATGGTGTTTTTGGGAAAGTCAGTCCGTTAGCATTAAGCGTCATAGGTGATGTTCTTGTTCAAGCAAAGTCATCTGTAACTATAGTGGATTCCAGGATAGAAACAGAAAAAGCCATGAACTTACCAAGCGTTCATGGCTCTATGAGTCACATGGAAATGGATATTCCATGCTTAGTTGATATAGCTTGATTTATGATAAATTAAGCCTCTCCAAAAAGAATCTCATCCCAACTAGGAACAGCAGCTCTCGTGCTCTTCTTAGCCCTAGTATGCTCGTTCATATGCTGTTTTGGTTCAGTTTTTGGAGTTTCTATAGCAACTGTTTTATCTGCTTGAACATGCGCATCTTCAGAATCTGATCCAAAAGTGTTTGATTTAGAATTTGCATATTTGCTTTTTGCAGAAGCAGAATTGGAAGAATCGACTACCGCATTTTCACTAGAATTATCTTGTGAAATGTTTGCGCTCGCATTTTCGCTACTATCTTCATTTTCTGAATTTTCTTTAGACTTATAGATTCCAGAATTAGAAGAAGAGTTTGCAATATTTGCAGCAGTTTCTGCGGCTTCTATGTTTTTTACGTTTGCAGAAGACTGTTCTGTATTATCTGGATTGTTAGATGGAGTAGAGTTTGATACCAAATCGCTTAGAATTGGATTTTCTGTATAACCATCTAAAGAATTATTAGTATTGTTGCTGTTTTGTTCTTTTTGTGCAGCCTCTGTTTGAATAGCAACATTTGCAAGATTAACGCTATTCCTTGATTCCCACTGACTCACAGCACGTTCTATTCTTGCAGAACGAATCGAATTTCCTGGAAGCTCATCATTTGCGAATGGGAAGTTTATGCTTACTGTGTCTCTATAAGCTCCTCCAAACTGTGATTTTTTAGAAGAAGAATCATTGTTCATAACTTCTTCGCCAAGCAACAATCTAGATGAAGGGTTTGCGCACGTAATAGAGTTGTCGTGCATATTCCAAGTCCACTCTGCTTTTATTGTTCGAGTAGCAGTGTTGAACTCTGCTGTTATAAGCCATGGTTCAAGTCCGCGTCTTGTGGCACGCCATTTTACAGTTTCCATTCCAATGTGTGCTTTTGCGAGAGTTCGTTCAATCAAATCTGAAATAGTTCTCATATTGCTTTGTTTTGGAGCTGGAACTGTTAAGAATTGCTCAATAGCATACTGTTTTTCTGTTTCAACGCCACTAGAGAATCTTTTAACTTGAGATTCGCTTACGTTATATCGCTTTGCAACATGTTCTGGATCGACGCCAGCACGTATCAGTGCTTGTATCTGAGATATAGGTAGTGTTGCCGTGGTAGCAGCTGGCGAATCATCAGATTTACTAATAGAATTAACTGTGTTTTGATTATCGCCACCAACATTTGTTAGTTTTTTTGATTCGGCAATCGCGCGCTCCAGCGTGTCGTCAACATGAATTTTTAACGGCGTGTTTTCAAAAATAAAAATTAAATCGCCATTATTATCCACATGATCGAAACTCGCCTCTTTTGGCGGATTTTCAAGCATTGTGCACCACTTTCCTCGCTTTTAACGCTACTTATAACATACTTTAGTCCATAGTCTGCCTTCTTTGCCATTTTCTATGAATAAAAAAGCGAGTATTCTATGCGGGGTAGCTTTCATGTATGCTATGCGCGTAGGTAGCTTTTATTAGATAGCTAAAAGTATAAAAGTAGATTTAGTAAGTAGTTTTAAAAACGAAAGGACCATAATGGCACAGGATTATGATTCTCCTCGTAGTAAAGACGAAGACGAGGAGTCATTGGAAGCGTTGAGTAAGGGTTCACAAAGCTCTGCTAACGATATAGACGATGATGAGAATGCTATTGCAGAAGATTACGAGTTGCCAGGTGCAGATTTAAGCAATGAAGATGCGTCTGTTACAGTAATACCAATGCAGGGTGATGAATTTATTTGCTCAGAGTGTTTCCTCGTAAAGCATCGTAGTCAGCTTGCACAAATGTCTCAAGATGGTCAGCCAGTTTGTAAGGAGTGCGCAGCCTAATGTCTTATGACGAGACCTACACTGGTCCAGAACAGGTAGAAGTTCTTATCAAGTATTTGGATAATTTGAATGATACTGATAGTAATCAGCCTGCTATGGAACATATTTCTTACGCTCATGCTGGAGATGCTGGGGCGGATTTACGAACTACGCAAGATGTGACTTTGCGCCCATTTGAACGTGCTCTGGTTCCAACTGGTGTTGCTATAGCTTTGCCAGCTGGATACGTTGCTCTAGTTCATCCGCGTTCTGGTCTCGCTGTAAAACAAGGTGTTACAGTTCTTAACGCGCCAGGAACCGTTGATGCTGGGTATCGCGGTGAAATTAAGGTTCCGTTGATAAATATGGATCCGAACAATACTGTGCAGTTCCATCGTGGAGATCGTATAGCTCAACTAGTTATCCAGCGTTATGTTGAAGCTAATTTTATTGAAGCAAATAAGCTTCCAGGATCAGATAGATCTACAAAAGGATTTGGATCTACTGGAGTGCAATAAATTACATAAATCCGGCCAGAGCTAAGTTTATTAGACTGAGTCGGATTTATTGTATTTAATATTAAGTTTATTGTGTTTAATATTAGACATGTAGATTATTGTATGATTTAGCTTGTTTTACAATGTAGGATAGTAACTATAAATCGGGAGGTGATATTCGATGGGTGAAAATCAAGACGACATTAAGGGCGCTAACATGCTCGGATGTGAAATTAGCGAAGATATGCGAGACCCATTGTGCCCAATATTGCGAATGTGTAAGTGGCATCATCCCGATGAGAATATGGAGATTTTGCACAAAGCTTATGCTAGAGCCGTAAAACAGCATACTGGTCAAAGGCGTAAATCAGGCGAACCATATATTATTCATCCTCTTGCTGTTGCTCAGATTTTAGCTGACCTAGGAATGGGTCCTATAGTTGTTGCTGCAGGATTATTACACGATACTGTTGAAGATACGGATTACACGCTAGAAGAGTGTAGGGCTGATTTTGGTGATACTGTTGCAGGATTAGTCGACGGTGTTACAAAAATATCAAACATGGAATATGGAGAAAGCGCTCAGGCGGAAACAATCAGAAAAATGGTTGTTGCAATGAGCCGAGATGTGCGAGTGTTGGTGGTAAAACTTGCAGATCGTTTGCATAACGCTCGTACATGGAGATACGTTAAGCCATCTAGCTCGCATAAAAAGGCTCGTGAAACTCTAGATGTTTACGCTCCTCTTGCAAATCGACTCGGTATGAACGCAATTAAGACAGAGCTTGAAGAGCTAAGTTTTAAGGTTTTATATCCAAAAATTTATAACGAAATAGTAGTTTTAGTTGCTCGTAGAGCTGGTCAACGTGAAGTTTATTTGCGTC from Gardnerella vaginalis ATCC 14018 = JCM 11026 includes these protein-coding regions:
- the dut gene encoding dUTP diphosphatase — protein: MSYDETYTGPEQVEVLIKYLDNLNDTDSNQPAMEHISYAHAGDAGADLRTTQDVTLRPFERALVPTGVAIALPAGYVALVHPRSGLAVKQGVTVLNAPGTVDAGYRGEIKVPLINMDPNNTVQFHRGDRIAQLVIQRYVEANFIEANKLPGSDRSTKGFGSTGVQ
- the sepH gene encoding septation protein SepH, with protein sequence MLENPPKEASFDHVDNNGDLIFIFENTPLKIHVDDTLERAIAESKKLTNVGGDNQNTVNSISKSDDSPAATTATLPISQIQALIRAGVDPEHVAKRYNVSESQVKRFSSGVETEKQYAIEQFLTVPAPKQSNMRTISDLIERTLAKAHIGMETVKWRATRRGLEPWLITAEFNTATRTIKAEWTWNMHDNSITCANPSSRLLLGEEVMNNDSSSKKSQFGGAYRDTVSINFPFANDELPGNSIRSARIERAVSQWESRNSVNLANVAIQTEAAQKEQNSNNTNNSLDGYTENPILSDLVSNSTPSNNPDNTEQSSANVKNIEAAETAANIANSSSNSGIYKSKENSENEDSSENASANISQDNSSENAVVDSSNSASAKSKYANSKSNTFGSDSEDAHVQADKTVAIETPKTEPKQHMNEHTRAKKSTRAAVPSWDEILFGEA
- a CDS encoding DUF4193 domain-containing protein; the protein is MAQDYDSPRSKDEDEESLEALSKGSQSSANDIDDDENAIAEDYELPGADLSNEDASVTVIPMQGDEFICSECFLVKHRSQLAQMSQDGQPVCKECAA
- a CDS encoding alkaline phosphatase family protein, which translates into the protein MSIEIPSVDDLLNFVDDSCNSNLRLSAILPAVSSSIDASISTAVYNDPDTARISLGFPKSQSAVVVLVDGLGYWNLAIRKGHAPYLRYLLNDCANQRPIKTCIPSTTVAAMATFGTGTCPGLTAMTGYTQKNPKTGALCQLIQFRDAPDPLDLQRQPTIFESLSNLGVRANHVSLSKFEDSPLTQAAFRGAKFISGSTPRARIMNAANSTKTPGLTYLYLRDIDKVGHNYGWKSENWVSAFEQIDAQLSLLKKNCQKGTLIVITADHGMIESNPDLKIDIAKDSRLTKGVKLVGGEPRSVMLYAEDGENPDDIALRWSNVLQDKARVRTKEQAVKDGVFGKVSPLALSVIGDVLVQAKSSVTIVDSRIETEKAMNLPSVHGSMSHMEMDIPCLVDIA